The following are encoded together in the Mycobacteriales bacterium genome:
- a CDS encoding aminoglycoside phosphotransferase family protein, translating into MVSLGESTNRVWALTLGDHRYVLRQRLDGSAASVRKEAYLSGLLAARDVPAPRVLAAATGEHVAVLSTYVEGVGLDQALGSLTRHELASTWRSVGDVLRGVHEIGLGTAGEIVGDRIKSFAGGWAAWSTGHLADDLVWLRDRVADGIPISAARIDRFADLARDALADAPVRLIHNDALPQNILVAPGADGWRCTGVLDWEFARAGDPRWDLATLDLRPAHLVPEAFYEGYGTHPREPHATIYEVLALAWKTRAQLEGRGDWSWTPLAARLAYLRDLAEHLARI; encoded by the coding sequence GTGGTCTCGTTGGGTGAGTCGACGAACCGGGTCTGGGCGTTGACGCTGGGCGATCACCGGTATGTGCTGCGGCAGAGGCTGGATGGATCTGCGGCGTCGGTGCGTAAGGAGGCCTACCTCAGCGGGCTCCTTGCTGCACGGGACGTCCCGGCGCCGCGGGTTCTCGCGGCGGCCACCGGTGAGCACGTCGCCGTACTCAGCACCTACGTGGAGGGCGTCGGCCTCGACCAGGCGCTTGGGTCGCTGACCAGACACGAACTCGCGTCGACCTGGCGTTCAGTGGGGGACGTCCTGCGCGGTGTGCACGAGATCGGGCTCGGGACCGCTGGTGAGATCGTGGGCGATCGGATCAAGTCCTTTGCCGGCGGCTGGGCCGCCTGGTCGACAGGACACCTGGCCGACGATCTGGTGTGGCTCCGGGACCGGGTCGCCGACGGCATCCCTATCTCTGCGGCGCGGATCGATCGGTTCGCCGACCTTGCCCGCGATGCATTGGCCGACGCGCCGGTCCGCTTGATCCACAACGATGCCCTGCCGCAGAACATCCTGGTCGCCCCGGGGGCAGACGGGTGGCGCTGCACCGGCGTACTGGACTGGGAGTTCGCCCGAGCCGGCGATCCTCGCTGGGACCTCGCGACTCTCGACCTCCGCCCGGCCCATCTCGTGCCCGAAGCGTTCTACGAGGGCTATGGGACCCACCCACGTGAGCCGCATGCCACCATCTATGAAGTCCTCGCCCTGGCGTGGAAGACCCGCGCACAGCTCGAGGGTCGGGGCGACTGGTCCTGGACGCCGCTGGCTGCCCGGCTCGCCTATCTCCGCGACCTGGCCGAGCACCTCGCCCGGATCTGA
- a CDS encoding NUDIX domain-containing protein: MSVQRAQLPDWATRFPQLFAPDYWAWADTDIQFSLERPPETLVSHIHLICRTSGGIVVCGAEGRRFLPGGTRDPGEGVEDTARRELLEEAGATLKGPLRWLGARRGDHRRPEPYRPHLPHPVSYWLYAVADVTVDRPPSCPPGGEQVTDVLILPPAEAAAWLAEGEDVPVADLVRLASAMGLV; this comes from the coding sequence ATGTCCGTGCAGCGGGCCCAATTGCCTGACTGGGCGACGAGGTTCCCGCAGCTGTTCGCGCCGGACTACTGGGCGTGGGCCGACACCGACATCCAGTTCTCGCTGGAACGACCACCCGAAACGCTCGTCAGCCACATCCACCTGATCTGCCGGACCTCCGGCGGCATCGTGGTCTGCGGCGCCGAGGGAAGACGGTTCCTCCCTGGTGGCACCCGTGACCCCGGCGAGGGCGTTGAGGACACGGCGCGGCGGGAGCTCCTCGAGGAAGCCGGTGCGACGCTGAAGGGCCCACTGCGATGGCTCGGCGCCCGGCGCGGTGACCACCGCCGTCCGGAGCCCTATCGCCCGCACCTGCCCCACCCAGTGTCCTACTGGTTGTACGCCGTCGCGGACGTGACCGTCGACCGGCCGCCGAGCTGTCCGCCCGGCGGCGAACAGGTCACCGACGTACTGATCCTCCCACCGGCCGAGGCAGCCGCCTGGCTCGCCGAGGGCGAGGATGTGCCGGTGGCCGACCTGGTACGCCTCGCCTCGGCGATGGGCCTCGTATGA
- a CDS encoding sigma-70 family RNA polymerase sigma factor — MTDRQPLGELLRDLTPQVLGALAGRSTDFAACEDAVQEALLAASMQWPADGWPENPRGWLITVAERRLHDAFRSESARRNRETHEAALAVSSPHAEEPSEETGHGDDTLILLFMCCHPALSPPSQLALTLRAVGGLTTAEIAREFMVPESTMAQRISRAKSRIRATGVSFRLPSEAERPDRLRVVLHVLYLVFTEGHTSTAGPVLHRADLTSEAIRLARILHRLLPDDGEVTGLLALMLLTDARRGARTDASGALVPLADQDRAAWDHAAIEEGIALISATLGTVAAGPYQVQAAIAAIHGEARSAADTDWTQILLLYRVLDDLSPNPMTRLNMAVAAAMVDGPYAGLAIVAGVEQEEGVDLSHRIDAVRGHLLEMSGDLPGARTAYRLAAQKTMSMPEQRYLERQAARLERETE; from the coding sequence GTGACCGACCGCCAGCCACTCGGAGAACTGCTGCGCGATCTCACGCCGCAGGTTCTCGGCGCGCTCGCCGGCAGAAGCACGGACTTTGCGGCCTGTGAGGACGCCGTCCAGGAGGCGTTGCTCGCGGCATCGATGCAGTGGCCGGCCGACGGCTGGCCGGAGAATCCGCGTGGCTGGCTGATCACCGTCGCTGAGCGGCGGCTGCACGACGCGTTCCGCTCCGAGTCGGCCCGTCGTAATCGGGAGACGCACGAGGCCGCCCTCGCGGTCAGCTCCCCCCACGCGGAAGAACCGTCTGAGGAGACCGGACACGGCGACGACACCCTCATCCTGCTCTTCATGTGTTGTCATCCGGCGCTGTCGCCACCTTCGCAACTGGCCCTGACACTGCGCGCCGTCGGCGGGCTGACGACAGCCGAGATAGCGCGCGAATTCATGGTTCCCGAGTCGACGATGGCACAACGCATCAGCCGCGCCAAAAGTCGGATCAGGGCGACCGGAGTCTCGTTCCGGCTGCCATCGGAGGCTGAGCGACCAGATCGTCTTCGAGTGGTGCTGCACGTGCTCTACCTCGTCTTCACCGAAGGCCATACCAGCACCGCCGGACCCGTACTGCATCGCGCCGACCTAACCTCCGAGGCCATCCGGCTCGCCAGAATCCTGCACCGGCTGCTGCCCGACGACGGTGAGGTAACCGGTCTGCTGGCTCTCATGCTGCTCACCGACGCCCGGCGTGGCGCTCGCACCGATGCCTCTGGTGCACTGGTTCCGCTCGCCGATCAGGATCGCGCAGCCTGGGACCACGCCGCCATCGAGGAAGGGATCGCACTGATCAGCGCGACGCTCGGTACGGTCGCCGCCGGGCCATATCAGGTGCAGGCCGCGATCGCCGCCATCCACGGCGAGGCCCGGTCGGCGGCGGACACCGACTGGACACAGATCCTCCTGCTCTACCGGGTGCTCGATGACCTGTCGCCCAACCCGATGACCAGGCTCAACATGGCGGTCGCCGCCGCCATGGTCGACGGACCATACGCAGGCCTCGCCATCGTTGCCGGCGTCGAGCAGGAGGAGGGCGTCGACTTGTCCCACCGGATCGACGCGGTCCGTGGACATCTACTCGAGATGTCCGGCGACCTCCCCGGGGCGCGGACGGCGTACCGCTTGGCCGCCCAAAAGACCATGAGCATGCCCGAGCAGCGCTACCTCGAAAGGCAGGCGGCCCGGCTCGAGAGGGAAACGGAATAA
- a CDS encoding YciI family protein: MKYLVMLYDAPNIRESMSPELIEQMQTLLAELKESGELVGVEALADPSRTRTVKFPGSVPAVTDGPYAEVKEQMGGFVLLDVEDEQRAIDIASRWPPSVVSAVEVRPLMNPGADPQ; the protein is encoded by the coding sequence ATGAAATATCTGGTGATGCTGTACGACGCTCCGAACATCCGGGAATCGATGAGTCCCGAGCTCATCGAGCAGATGCAGACGTTGCTGGCTGAACTCAAGGAATCGGGTGAGTTGGTCGGTGTCGAAGCACTCGCCGACCCGTCGAGGACTAGGACGGTGAAGTTTCCTGGGAGTGTCCCGGCGGTGACCGACGGTCCCTACGCAGAGGTGAAGGAGCAGATGGGTGGTTTCGTGTTGCTGGACGTGGAAGACGAGCAGCGCGCCATCGACATCGCGAGCCGGTGGCCGCCATCAGTGGTCAGCGCTGTCGAAGTCCGGCCGTTGATGAATCCGGGTGCCGACCCGCAGTGA
- a CDS encoding nuclear transport factor 2 family protein — translation MSENKKTVQRYVDGFNKSDHDQILSCLTDDIRWTNFGWYRIHGKEAYDRHIEGPDFTGSPDLVITRMVEEDDVVMAEMTVEVRRATGELARMAMGEVFVMRDAKIMERRGYVIELRENDYR, via the coding sequence ATGTCGGAGAACAAGAAGACTGTCCAGAGGTACGTCGATGGGTTCAACAAGTCCGACCACGATCAGATCCTGTCGTGTCTCACCGACGACATCCGATGGACGAATTTCGGGTGGTATCGGATCCACGGCAAGGAGGCCTATGACCGACACATCGAGGGCCCCGACTTCACCGGCAGCCCGGACCTGGTGATCACCCGGATGGTCGAGGAGGACGACGTGGTGATGGCAGAGATGACCGTCGAAGTCCGGCGAGCGACCGGCGAGCTCGCGAGAATGGCGATGGGTGAAGTCTTCGTCATGCGGGACGCGAAGATCATGGAGCGGCGCGGATACGTGATCGAGCTCAGGGAGAACGACTACAGGTGA